Genomic DNA from Calditrichota bacterium:
CGACCTGAAGGTGGAAGGCGTGTTGCTGACCATGTTCGACAGTCGCCTGAACCTGTCACTGCAGGTGGCAGAGGACGTGCGCCGCTATTTCGAAGGGCGGGTGTTTTCCACGGTGATTCACCGCAACGTGCGGCTGAGTGAAGCCCCCAGCTTTGGCAAGCCCATCATCCTCTACGATGCCATCTGCACAGGGGCAGAGAACTACATGCAGCTGGCAGAGGAGATTATCAAGAATGGCTCGTAAACCTGCGCTGGGCAAGGGTCTGCGAGCGCTCATCCCTGACATACCGCCAGGCAATGAGCAAGGTGCGCCCGCGATTCAGGACGTGGCGGTCGACAGCGTGCTCCCCAACCCGTTCCAGCCGCGGGAGCACTTTGACGCGCAAGCGTTGGAGGAGCTCAAGGCCTCCATTGCCGAGAGAGGCTTGGTGCAACCCATCACCGTCCGCCGCTTCGATGGCCGCTATCAGCTCATTGCGGGGGAGCGCCGGCTGCGCGCAGTGCGTGAACTCGGCTTGCCCACCATTCCAGCCTACGTCCTCGACGTTCGCACCGACGAGGAGATGCTGGAGCTTTCCATTATCGAGAACATCCATCGCGAGGACCTCAACCCTCTGGAGGTGGCCCGCGGTTATCAGCGCCTCATCGACGAGTGCCATCTCACCCAGGAGGAAGTCGCGCAGAAGGTCGGGAAAGATCGCTCGACGGTCGCCAACTTCTTGCGGCTTCTTAAACTGCCGCGCCGCATTCAGGAGAGCCTGGCCAATGGCGAACTGAGCATGGGGCACGCTCGTGCCCTCATAACCCTTAACAACAGCGAGGACCAGATCCGCATCTGGCAGCAGACGGTCAAGCACGCCTTATCGGTGCGCCGCGTGGAGCAGCTGGTGCGCGAAGCCATGCAGGGCGCGCGGCAGAGCAAACCACCCGCGCCACGCGATCTGCCGCCACAGCTACGGGAAATGGAAAACCGCTTGCGCCATGCCCTGGCAACCCAGGTGCACATTAAGCCGCGAGGCCAGAGGGGGAGCATCGAGATCGAGTACTACTCCGACGAGGACCTTGAACGCCTCACCGGCCTCATCTGCCGTGCCATGTAGACGCAGGAAAGGGCCGCCCAGGAGGAGGTTGAAACTTCGTGATCAAACACAAGCGACACAAGCGCAGCGTCTCGGTTCTCATCGTCCCGGACGATAAGGGGGAGCCAGTTTCCTTTACCCTCAGCAACCGCCGGGTGCAATGGCTCAAGGTCGGCGGGGTGCTACTGGCTGTGCATATCCTCTTGGGGTTCGCTGCCTACTGGCGCTACGCGGTGGTCCACCAGGAGAATCAGAAACTGATTGCGGTCAACCAGGAGTTGAGAGAGAGCACCCTGCGCATCGAGCAGATGAGCAAGGAGCTGGCCGCGCTCGAGGATTCGCACAACAAGATCAGAGCGGCATTGGGCATCGGTGTGGAAACCAGCCGCCGGCGCAGCGAATCTCTGGCGCGTCTGGGCAGGAGGCCGGAACTCGCGGAGGCTGCTACCGGTGGGCCTGAGTATCCGCCCCGTAGCCAGTCTGACGACCGCACCATGACCTATGTTGAGGAATCCGACAGCAAGACGGAGGACTATGCGCGAAGTCTTCCCACGCTTTTGCCGGTACACGGTTATCTGAGCGCGCGCTTCAGCGCGATGGCAGACGAAAAGGGCAAAATCCACCCGGGCATTGACTTGGTGGCAGACAGCGGGACACCGATTCGAGCCGCAGGCGACGGGATTGTGGTCTTTGCCGGATGGAGCCACGACCTGGGCAACATGGTCCTTCTCTACCATGGGAACGGCTTTTTCACGCTGTATGGCCATGCGCGGCAGGTGCTGGTCTCTTCCCGTGATTTTGTCCGGAAGGGCGACCACATTGCTCTGCTGGGAAGCTCGGGGGAAAGTTCAGGCCCCCATCTTCATTTCGAGGTGTGGAAAGATGGCGTGGCGGTGGATCCCCAAGACTACATTCTTGCGCTGAAGGATTGATGGGGCGCCGCCTGGCGATAGCAGGTCTAACGGAAAGAGGTGTGCATGTCGTGGAAGAAGGATGTAGAGGAGGTGGGGAGAACCGGGGAATTGACTACCATTATTGGGCGCGGCACGGTGATAGAGGGTTCGGTGTCCGTGGTCAATAGCTTGCGGGTAGATGGCCGTATCAATGGCAATGTGTCCGCTACCGAGTCCCTGGTGGTGGGTAAGGATGGAGAGATCAAAGGGGAGGTTAACGTCACCAATGCGGTGATCGGCGGGCGCGTGGAAGGCAAGATACTGGCAAAGGGCAAGGTTGTGCTGGAGGCGAAAGCCTACTTCCGTGGCGAACTCCGTACCAGCAAGCTGGTCATTGATGAAGGTGCCTTCTTTGACGGGAGCTGCCACATGGCAGAGCAGCCTCGCGACAGGAGGCAGGCAGCCAAACAAGGTGCAGAAGGGGAGGTGGTGCCAGTTTCGGCGAGTTGAGCTCCGTGCCTTCGCTCCATCAGTGCACCCGCATGGATCACGATCCGGGCGCTGGTCGGCAAGTGATGCCGAGGTGAGAAGTCGGAATTTCTCTTGACATAGTGCGAAAATGTTCGTATAATACTGCGCAATTGCGTCGTACCTGCCGGCGGGCACCTGAGCCGGATACGGAGGAACACTCTACGCGAGCGGAATCATGAGAGCGTTTCGGCAAGACACAGGGTGGAAGAGGTGGGGCTGCGGGGTGCTCCTCCTCGTGGTGTGCGTGCTCTGCCTGTCGGTGGCGCCGCCTTCTCCTGGCCTGCCGTCCGGTGCGGACCAGGATACTGCTCCCCTGTTTGAGGAACGCCTCCGTGAGTACATCGCCTGGCAGACTGAGGGCTTTCTCACCTGGCTGGTTGCCAAGGAAAAGCAGCTCGTCCAACTGATCAGGCTTGTCTCCGAAGAAGGGGAGGCGCGTGCCAGGGAGGGGCAGCCGATTGAGGAGCTCGGCTTTCCGCTTGTCTACGGCCCTGGCGATTCGCTGGCAGCCGCCTACGCCGCGGAGATCGAACAACTGCTCGCCATCTACGATGACCTCAACAACCTGAGCAAGTCTCTCACGGCAGAGGATCTGCAGCTGTGGGAGGAAGTAGTTCGCACTCGGGATGAAGTCGCCTCGGCCATCGATAACCGCAAGATTTACGCGGAAGTCGGCTATGCCCCTGCCGATCTGGGCGGGCTCATTAAGGAGTTCTCCGGCGAGTTGGACTCGCTCTTGTCCGTGTACGATCGCCTCGACCTGCTGGCGCGTCACCCGGCTGCCCAGGCCAATCCTCAGACCCAAGAGGAGATCGCCCGGCAGAAGGCACAGATTGCAGCTGCGTTGACCCAGGTGCGGCCCCCCTCGGCGGTCGAACAGCGACTGTTGGAGGCCTATCTGGCGGAAGTGGATAGTTTGGTGCGCGTGCTCCAGACATTGGACACGCTTCCTGTTCCCCCTGGTGATAGCGCGGCGGTGGTCAGAGAGACGGTCCTGCGCACAAAGTGGGAGCTCCTGGACAGAATCGACCAACGCATGGTGCGGCTGGCTGGCTACAAGGGACCTCTCCCGGGGACAGGGCCAACCGTGTCGGAGTTTCTTGCTGAATGGGAGAAAGAGCGTTCGGCCGATCTGGAAGCACGCTTTACCCCCTACCTGGTAGCAAAGCGCAGGCTCATCGCCCAAGCCAGTGATGCGCAGCGCGACCGAATGCTGGCCCGCGAACTCAAAGACGCCTTGGCTCAGTACGCGCAAGGTGACTACGTGCTGGCCGAGCTGCAGCTGGCCGCGGTACTCGATGATTATGGCGAGTACTATCGGGGGTTGGACCCGGTAACCTTCTACCGCAGCGAGTGCTTCCTGGCGCAGGGCTTCCTCGACGCCGCACTGGCAGGCTACCAGGAGATTGTGGAGAAGCAGCCGGGCTCCGAGTATTACACCGAATCTCTCCTGCGCCTGATGCAGATAAGCGGCGTGTACGGCTGGAAGGCCGATTTCTACCGCTATTTCGAGCAGTTGGCTGCCGCTGCGGACCGAGCGCACCCCCAGGAGCTGCATAGGGCGTATATGCTGGCCGGCGAGTCTATGTTTCGGGACGGGCGGCTGCAGGCGGCTTTGCAGACACTTGACAAGATTCCCGCCTCCTCGCCTCACTGGCTGGAGGCGCGTTTTCTCACCGGCGTGATCTATGCGGCGCAGAATAACTACAACGAGGCGGTGACCATATTCTCCGAGCTGGCCGACCGCACCACCCTCCCCTGGACTGACCAGCGCGCCGTGGAGATTCGCAACGCGGCGCTACTCAGGCTGGGGCTCATCGCCTACCAGCGGGGTGACTACAGCCGTGCAGAGGAGTACTTTGCCCGCGTTTCGTCCGGTTATGCGGAGCGCGACAAAAGCGTGATCGCCGCAGCTTGGGCAGCGTTCAAGCAGGGCAACTACGAGCTTGCCTTGGCCACGTGCCAGCGGCTGGTGGCGGAATTCCCGGCCTCGTCGTATTCGTACGAAGCAGTGGTACTGGCTGCCCATTGCAGCCGCATCTTGGGCAAGAGCGACCAAGCGCTGGCCGGGCACCGCTATGTGGTTGATGCACAGGGCGTGGTGGACATTGCCGGGCTGTACCGAACAGAGCTTCAGCGCCTCCTTGCGCAGGTGCAGGCACTCAACCGTCTGGAGCGCGAGGCATTGGACCGGCGCGACATGGCCACGTACCCGGAGGTAGTTCGCCTGCGTCAGGCCATCCAGAGGTCGCTGGAGGCGGTGCGCTTCCGCTCCAATCTTGGCACGAGAGTCATCGCAGACTTGCACGAAGAGGCGCAAGGGCTGTTGGACCAGATCGAGGCGCTGGGCGTGCTCATCGCCGATGCCCAGGCTGCGGGGCGCGAGGATCTGGCCAATGAGGCGGATCGACGGCGCTTTCGCCTTCTGGAAATCCTCATCGACTTGCAGAATCGGCCGGCCTCCTTGAACTCGAGCTATTTAGTGGACTTTCCGGCTGTTGCCCGGGAAATGGAGATGCGCTACCGGGCGCAATCCATTGCCACCGTGGTCCGAGAACTTGAAGTCGAACGCAACCGGGTGGCAACCAGTTTGGAGAACATCCGTCAGCTGCAAGCCAATGGCGGGCAGGCACCGTTCAGTGCGCGCTTCGAGCTGGAGCTCATCGAGCGGCGCTTGCGCATGCTGCAAAACAACCTCAGCCGCTTCCGGATGTGGCTGGCGACACAACCCGTCCAGGAGATCGGGTCTCAGCTTCAGGAGTGGGCCGATCGCGCGGGCCTGGAAATGAGCGACATCAGCTACAGCTCGCTGCAAGACCATGAGGCAGCTATCGAAACGTATGCCGACCAGCTGGCGGCAGTCGATGCTCTTTTTGCCCAACGCCGTCAGGCACTGGACGCCTACCTGCAGCAGCTGAATCAGCAGCTGGCCAACCTGAGCGCACAATTGGAAGCAAAGAGAGTGGCCCAAGAGCGGGAAGAACGAGCTCTCTACTTCAAGACCGCCTACTTTGACACTACCGAGAGCGAACAGGTCTTGCCCCGCAAGTCCATGCGACCACAGCAGCAGGACTAACTGAGATGGAGCCTATGCGCATGCAGCCAAGAAGGTCACCGGTGGCAAGGGCCTTGCTGGTAGCAGGGATTGTCCTGGTGGTCGCCGGGTCATCTCTGGCGCAGACGTCTGCGGATTCGCTGACCATGGTGCTCAAGTCGCTGTATGGCGATAGCGTCGTGGCCAGCTACTCACTGGAGGAGTTGCAGGCCTACCGCCAGCTGTACGCCAGCCGCTTGGCGGCACGCGAGAAGGAGCGGGTGGCCCTTCGCCAGCGTGGCATCCGCGACGCCGAGCTCTTTGTTGCTCAAAATCCGCAGAGTCGCATCCTCGACGAAGTGATGATGCGCCTTGCCGAGCTTCACTATGAACAGGCAGAGGACGATTACCTGGCGGCTATGCGCCAGTACGAGGAGGAGCTTGCCGCCTTCGAGCGCGGCGAGAGGAACTCCCCTCCAGTGGAGCCGCGCAAGGATTTTAGCAAGGCATTAGCCCTGCTGCAGACGGTGAGGGAGAGGTTTCCGCACAGCCAGTACGTGGACGATGCCCTCTACAACCAGGCTTTTATCCTTGAAGCATTGGGCCAGGATACCGTGGCGGTGGGGCTGTATCAGCGCGTGGTGGAGGAATTCCCGCAAAGCAGCTATCTGCCCAATGCGCTCATGCGCATCGGGGAGTATTACTTCAGCCCGCCGCGGAACGATTTGCCTAAGGCCATCGAGTTCTACCGGCAGGTCCTCAAGTTCTCGGACAGCCCCCGCTACGATGAGGCTTTGTACCGCTTGGGATGGAGTCACTATCGGCTCAGCCAATTCCCTGAGGCTGTATCCTACTTTACGCTGCTGGCGGATGACATCGATCGGTACTCGCCCTTGGACGCCCGCGGGGCCTTCACCAACCCGGCCCTGCGTGACGAATCGGTCGAGTACATCGCCATCAGCTTCTTGGATTACGGGGGACCCGCGCGTGCTGCAGACTACCTGAACAAGATCGGCGGGCGACCGTATGGCGCGCAGATTCTCAAGCGCATGGGCGACGGCTACCTGAGGGAGAAGGAAGAGTTCCGCAACGCCATCTATGCCTACGAGCTGCTCCTGGCCCTCTATCCCGACAGTCCGCTGGCGCCGGCGGTGCAAAGCCGCATTGTCGAGGCTTATCGTCTGCTCAAAGATGAGCCTAAGGCGTATCTGAGCCGGAATCAACTGGTGAGTCTCTATGGCGAAGGCTCCAGTTGGTGGGCGAAGAACACCGACCCAGGCGTACGGGCAGAGGCGCAACGGCTGGCTGAAGAGGCCTTGCGCGACAATATCACCTTCCTGTACCAGAAAGGCGAAGCCACAGGTGACCGGGATTTTTACGAGCAGGCAGTTAGTGACAGTCGAAAGTACTTGGAAAAGTTCCCTGCCGATTCCAGTGCGCCGCGCATTCACTGGAACATGGCCTTGACGCTTGATGCTCACCTGCACGACTATGCGGCCGCTTACACGGAGTACATCGCAATTAGCCAGAAATATTGGAATTCGCGCTATCAGAGGCAGGCGGCCGAAAACGCCGTTGCCTTAGCGCGCGAGGCGGCCCGAGAAGCGGTGGCGGCTGCTGCTGCCCAGGCGGCAGTTGCCCGCGAGCAACAGCCAGGGGCGGTGACCAAGGAGAGTGCGGCAACCATCCATGCGCGTCTTGTCCATCCGCCGACGCCACTCCACCCGGCGGAGGAACGCCTCGCCGAGGCATACGATAACTACATCATGCTCTTCCCCCACGAGCCGCAGACGGCGCGCATGTTGGTCAATGCCGGGGCGCTGTACTACAACCACAATCAATTCAAAGAGGCGCTCAAGTACTTCAAGACGCTTGTCAAACACTTCCCCGACAGTGAAGAGCTGGCGAGCGCTCGGTATATCATCATGGAAAGCTACTTCGGCAAAATGGATTTTGCCAGTGCCGAGGTAGTGGCAAAGAAGATCATAGAGGACAACCCCTCGCCGGAGCTGGTCACCAAGGCGCGCCGTAGGCTTGCGGAATCCATCTTCTTGGCCGCCGAGCTGCTCGCCGAATCGGAGGAGCACTACAAGGCAGGGGAAGAATTTGACCGCGTGGTGGCGGAGGTTCCCGATATTGAATTTGGCGACCTGGCGCTGTTCAATGCTGCGCTGGAGTTCGACAAGGCCAAGGAGTTCAATCGCGCCATCGAAACCTATCTCCGCTTGTTAGCTGGCTGGCCCGCTTCTGCCTATCGCCTGGACGCGCTCAACAACTTGGCTTTCGATTACCGGGAGGTGGACGATTTCCACAACGCGGCGTTGACCTACGGGCGACTCGCTGAGCTGCACAGCGACCCGGAGAAGGCCAAGGATGCCTTGTACAATGCCAGCATTTGCCATGCAGCCGCTGAGGAATGGGAACAAGCCATCCGCGTGAACCGCCAGTTTCTCGCTCGCTACCCAGACGCCAGGGAAGCCGAAGACCTCGCGTACGACATCGCTGGCTACTATCTGAAGCTGAAGGATTGGCAGAACGCCAGCGCGGCCTATGGGGAGTTTGTCAGCAAGTACCCAGCGTCGCCCCGCGTGGTGGAGAGCTACTACCGGCGCGGCGAATACTTTGCCGAGGCTGGCGACGGCGAACGTGCCGCCAGCGAGTACCGCAGGGCGGTGAGTAGCCACGAGGAGCTGAAGGCAAAGGGGTTGCCAGGCAACGACTTCTACGCCGCCGAAGCCCTCTTTGCACTTTGTGAACTTCAGTATGCTCGTTTTGCTGCCATTGAACTCCGGCTGCCCAAGACCCAACTGCAGCGCTCGCTGCAGGAGAAGCGCGACCTCCTGTTGCAGTTGGTGAAAGACTACACGCGCGTGGCCAGCATGGGGACGCTAAGGCTTTACGAGGCCACCTACCGCGTAGGCACCTGCTACGAAGAGTTCGCACGTAGTTACGCGCGCCAGGAAATCCCACGGCTGGACCCTGCTGAGGAAGCGGTTGCGCGGAACGAGGCGGCCGAGGTGGCCGCTCAACTCTACCGCCGGGCCACCGATTCCTACCGCAATTCGATTGGCGTATTGACGCGTCTTGCGGAGGATTACCGGCGCCAGCTCCCTGTGCCGCCAGGCGCCGATTCGCTGCAGGTCGCTGCGAGCGACAGCGTTCTTCGGGTGGCCAACCGCTGGATCGGGCGGTGCAAGGAGAAGGTGTGTGAAAACCTCTATACCATTGGCGAGTTGAAAAAAGCCTCAGCCGAACGACTCCTTGCCGTGCCGCTGCCACCCGGCCTTGACCTGCTTACTGCCGTTGAGTACCGTCGCCAGCTGTTGATGGTCGCCGTAAAGCCGCTACTTGATGACGCAGCTGGCGCCTATGCAGAGAGCGTTGAGGCGGCGGAACAACTTGGCGTACAAAACCAGCTTGTGGCACTCGCCAAGAGCAGCGCCATTGAGGTCTCGAATATGCTCCCGGACCTCTTTGCCGCCTTGGCGGCTGAGGTCCTGCAAGATTACCGGAACAGGGAGGCCCAGTATCTCGCCCTGCTGGAGACGGGTGCTCGCGTGACCCAAGCCGGTGAGGAGCTGGTGGAGCTGGCAGATCAGATGGCCAATTTGCTGGAATTTGGCGCGGCATTTGCAGTCAATTTCAGCCAGGGCTACCAGGAAACCCTAAACCGCGCGCGCAAACACGGACTCGATGGCCAAGGGGTGGCCGTCACTGAACAGAAACTGACCCAGAGTCTCTTCCACTACGTCGAAAGACTCGATAGCATCTCTGGCACGACCAAGCAGCGCGGCCAGGCGTTTGTGGCCCGTTATCGCGAGCAGCAAGAAGAGTTGTACAAGAAGGCCGCCCTCACTTTCCAGGATAATTACTTCGCTGCCCACGACGGATTGCAGCAGATCCTGCGTGCTGGTGTCGCAGCCTGCGATTCGCTTGGCATCGACAATGTCTGGGCCAGAAACCTGGTTCTGCACTTGGCGCGTTTCGAGCCCGACGCCTACGCGCCTCGCCTCGGCCTTCAGGTAATGGCGGATACGCTGGCCACCGATCTCGAATGGCGAGCGGCCTCGCAGTACACCAAGGGCTGGCCAGCGCTGGATTTTGACGATCAGAGTTGGGCAGTGCCAACGGTGGTGGTGCATGTGGGGGGCCACACTGGGCCGCCGGGTTTGTACCTCTGGTGCGTGCACCCTGAAACGGTGAGTGTACGCTTCGACTCCCTCGCCCAAGCCTTTGTGCCGCAGGTGGAACAACGGCGCGGACCGGTGGCCTACCTGCGGCGCAGGTTCAGCGTCGAGGGTCTGCCGGTGGCCGGTCAGGTGCGCCTGGCTGCAGATGGCTCCTATAACCTGTTCGTCAACGGGAACTTTGTGGCACAGGTCGTTCAGCCGCCAGAAAAGCCGCTTGGCGTGTACGTGCACGAGGTGACCGACCTCCTCCAAGAGGGAGAGAACGTGGTGGCCGTCGAGGCGAAAGATGTGGACGGCGAAATCGATGGCCTGCAGGTGCTGCTGACGTGGCGCACCATTCCCGGGTGGAAGGAAGAGCGGCAGCGACTTGCTCCGCTCGTGCTGGACGAGAAGGAAAAGGAGCTGCTTATCCAAAAGCGGGAGCAGATCCCTTAAGCTGAGGTCGCACATGCGAGTTCTGTTTACTCTGGTGACATTTGTAGGGGGGGCGCTGATGCTGCAGGTGCGTCCTCTCGCTGCTCAGGAGCAGACTAAGCCTGCGGCTACTCAACAAGTCCAGGAAGAGGTGCTGCCGCCTATCCTCATCGTCACGGTTGTGGAAAAGCCCAGTGTGGCAATCCTGCCCAAGCGCGTCAAGCCGGAGTTCAAGACACCCCTTTTCGTGGAGAGGAGTTTTGAGCGCGAGCTGCGGGAAGTCCCCGCCGGGTTGACCGGCTTCCAGGAAGAACTGGAGTCGGCCAAGAAAATCAAGCGCCTCGAGAAGCTCATTGCTCGCGAAAAAAAGTAGCGTGGCTGCTCGCTTCAAGACGTTGCCTTTAGCAGTGAGCCACAGTCCCTTTGCAGAGGAGAGCCAAGGAACCTTATGCGTGGAGGTGTTGCATGTCTGAATTGATCAGCGGTTTCAGTCCCAGCAGCGCGGGATACCTATTCATGTGGTTACTTCTCTTCATCGCCGCGGTGGCGGTGGCCATCTTCATCGAGCGCTTCATCTACATCAAGCTGAAGAGCGATATCAATGCCACGACGTTTATGGCTGAGATTCGCAAGCGGGTCAAGGCTGGGGAGTACCGCGAGGCCTTGGCGCTGTGCGAGGCTGCGAAAGACCGGGCCTTGGCGCGGGTTGTCTCCGCCGGGCTGCGCAAAGTGAGCGAGAGCGAGACCGTCGATTTCCGCTCGATCCAGAATGCGGTGGACGAGGGGACACTGGAGGTCATTCCCAAGCTGCAGAACCGCACCGGTTATCTGGCCATGATTGCCAATGTGGCCACGCTCATCGGCTTAATGGGCACGGTGTATGGTTTGATCATTGCATTTCGCAGCGTGTCGGGTCCGGGTATCGACCCGGCGGAGAAGGCGCGCCTCCTGGCAGCAGGCATCGCCGTGGCGATGAACACGACCTTTTTCGGCCTGATCATTGCGGTGCCGACCATCATCGCCTACACCTGGTTGCACAACAAGACCACCAAGATCATCGACGAGATCGATGAGCACATGGTCAAGTTGATTAACTTGATAACTGGGAATCAATAGCATGGCATTTCGACCTTCGCTCAGAAGCAGCCGCACCTTCGCCGAGCAGGTGGAGATCAACCTCTTTCCGGTGATGAACCTGATGGTGGTCCTCATCCCCCTGCTGCTGTCCACGGTGACATTTGTGCGCATCGGGGTCATCCAGCTTGACCTACCGCCGGCGCCGCTGGTGCAAGGACCGGGTGCCAGTGGCATGCCTACAGAGATGGCGCGCACCTTGGATTTGGCAGTCAGCATCACCGAACAGGGCTTTTACATCTCTAGCGCGCTCGGTGTGCTGAGGGGTGAAGGCGGTGGTCCCTACATCCCCAAGAAGCTTAGCGAGGACGGCTCGCAGGTGTACGACTATGAGCGCTTGTCCAGCGTGCTCCTTGAGATCAAGAGTCGGGCTCAGGGGAAATTTGCTGATGACGAGCGCATTATCATCAATGCGGACCCAGGGGTCCGTTATCAGGTGGTTGTTTCGACCATGGACGCCGCGCGCTCGTGCCAGGTAGAGGGCCGCACAGTGAGCCTCTTTCCGCAGGTGGCGCTCGCCGCCGGCATCCAGTGACGCCAAGAGCTTCGTCTGGGAGTAAGCAATGGCCTATATTCCCTCGCGCATCAAGAAGCATGATACCAACCCAGGCAAGAGGTTCCTCAACTTGACCTCCTTGATGGACATGTTCACCATCATCCTGGTGTTCTTGCTGAAGAGCTACTCTACGGAGGGCGGGTTGATTCACCCCTCGGAGAACTTGACCCTGCCCAAGTCCACTGTGGAGAAGATTCCCGAGACGGCGTTGGACGTGATCGTCTCCAAGGAGACGGTCGTGGTGAACGAAGACGTCGTGGAGACGGTGGCGAACGTGGCGCAGCAAGAGGGGCTGATCGTGCCGAGACTCCGGGACAAGCTTAAGGTCTACGCTGACCGCGCCAAGGAGGCCGAGCAGAAGTACGGCATCAAGTTCTCGGGCAGGGTGAACGTCCAGGCAGACAAAGACCTCGAGTATGGCATCCTGGTGAAGGTTCTCGCCACCTGCGGCGCGTGTGAGTACACGAACCTGCATCTGGCCGTCTACCAGCTGGAACGTCCCACCGG
This window encodes:
- a CDS encoding ParA family protein — its product is DLKVEGVLLTMFDSRLNLSLQVAEDVRRYFEGRVFSTVIHRNVRLSEAPSFGKPIILYDAICTGAENYMQLAEEIIKNGS
- a CDS encoding polymer-forming cytoskeletal protein, yielding MSWKKDVEEVGRTGELTTIIGRGTVIEGSVSVVNSLRVDGRINGNVSATESLVVGKDGEIKGEVNVTNAVIGGRVEGKILAKGKVVLEAKAYFRGELRTSKLVIDEGAFFDGSCHMAEQPRDRRQAAKQGAEGEVVPVSAS
- a CDS encoding tetratricopeptide repeat protein — protein: MRAFRQDTGWKRWGCGVLLLVVCVLCLSVAPPSPGLPSGADQDTAPLFEERLREYIAWQTEGFLTWLVAKEKQLVQLIRLVSEEGEARAREGQPIEELGFPLVYGPGDSLAAAYAAEIEQLLAIYDDLNNLSKSLTAEDLQLWEEVVRTRDEVASAIDNRKIYAEVGYAPADLGGLIKEFSGELDSLLSVYDRLDLLARHPAAQANPQTQEEIARQKAQIAAALTQVRPPSAVEQRLLEAYLAEVDSLVRVLQTLDTLPVPPGDSAAVVRETVLRTKWELLDRIDQRMVRLAGYKGPLPGTGPTVSEFLAEWEKERSADLEARFTPYLVAKRRLIAQASDAQRDRMLARELKDALAQYAQGDYVLAELQLAAVLDDYGEYYRGLDPVTFYRSECFLAQGFLDAALAGYQEIVEKQPGSEYYTESLLRLMQISGVYGWKADFYRYFEQLAAAADRAHPQELHRAYMLAGESMFRDGRLQAALQTLDKIPASSPHWLEARFLTGVIYAAQNNYNEAVTIFSELADRTTLPWTDQRAVEIRNAALLRLGLIAYQRGDYSRAEEYFARVSSGYAERDKSVIAAAWAAFKQGNYELALATCQRLVAEFPASSYSYEAVVLAAHCSRILGKSDQALAGHRYVVDAQGVVDIAGLYRTELQRLLAQVQALNRLEREALDRRDMATYPEVVRLRQAIQRSLEAVRFRSNLGTRVIADLHEEAQGLLDQIEALGVLIADAQAAGREDLANEADRRRFRLLEILIDLQNRPASLNSSYLVDFPAVAREMEMRYRAQSIATVVRELEVERNRVATSLENIRQLQANGGQAPFSARFELELIERRLRMLQNNLSRFRMWLATQPVQEIGSQLQEWADRAGLEMSDISYSSLQDHEAAIETYADQLAAVDALFAQRRQALDAYLQQLNQQLANLSAQLEAKRVAQEREERALYFKTAYFDTTESEQVLPRKSMRPQQQD
- a CDS encoding M23 family metallopeptidase — protein: MIKHKRHKRSVSVLIVPDDKGEPVSFTLSNRRVQWLKVGGVLLAVHILLGFAAYWRYAVVHQENQKLIAVNQELRESTLRIEQMSKELAALEDSHNKIRAALGIGVETSRRRSESLARLGRRPELAEAATGGPEYPPRSQSDDRTMTYVEESDSKTEDYARSLPTLLPVHGYLSARFSAMADEKGKIHPGIDLVADSGTPIRAAGDGIVVFAGWSHDLGNMVLLYHGNGFFTLYGHARQVLVSSRDFVRKGDHIALLGSSGESSGPHLHFEVWKDGVAVDPQDYILALKD
- a CDS encoding tetratricopeptide repeat protein, with the protein product MQPRRSPVARALLVAGIVLVVAGSSLAQTSADSLTMVLKSLYGDSVVASYSLEELQAYRQLYASRLAAREKERVALRQRGIRDAELFVAQNPQSRILDEVMMRLAELHYEQAEDDYLAAMRQYEEELAAFERGERNSPPVEPRKDFSKALALLQTVRERFPHSQYVDDALYNQAFILEALGQDTVAVGLYQRVVEEFPQSSYLPNALMRIGEYYFSPPRNDLPKAIEFYRQVLKFSDSPRYDEALYRLGWSHYRLSQFPEAVSYFTLLADDIDRYSPLDARGAFTNPALRDESVEYIAISFLDYGGPARAADYLNKIGGRPYGAQILKRMGDGYLREKEEFRNAIYAYELLLALYPDSPLAPAVQSRIVEAYRLLKDEPKAYLSRNQLVSLYGEGSSWWAKNTDPGVRAEAQRLAEEALRDNITFLYQKGEATGDRDFYEQAVSDSRKYLEKFPADSSAPRIHWNMALTLDAHLHDYAAAYTEYIAISQKYWNSRYQRQAAENAVALAREAAREAVAAAAAQAAVAREQQPGAVTKESAATIHARLVHPPTPLHPAEERLAEAYDNYIMLFPHEPQTARMLVNAGALYYNHNQFKEALKYFKTLVKHFPDSEELASARYIIMESYFGKMDFASAEVVAKKIIEDNPSPELVTKARRRLAESIFLAAELLAESEEHYKAGEEFDRVVAEVPDIEFGDLALFNAALEFDKAKEFNRAIETYLRLLAGWPASAYRLDALNNLAFDYREVDDFHNAALTYGRLAELHSDPEKAKDALYNASICHAAAEEWEQAIRVNRQFLARYPDAREAEDLAYDIAGYYLKLKDWQNASAAYGEFVSKYPASPRVVESYYRRGEYFAEAGDGERAASEYRRAVSSHEELKAKGLPGNDFYAAEALFALCELQYARFAAIELRLPKTQLQRSLQEKRDLLLQLVKDYTRVASMGTLRLYEATYRVGTCYEEFARSYARQEIPRLDPAEEAVARNEAAEVAAQLYRRATDSYRNSIGVLTRLAEDYRRQLPVPPGADSLQVAASDSVLRVANRWIGRCKEKVCENLYTIGELKKASAERLLAVPLPPGLDLLTAVEYRRQLLMVAVKPLLDDAAGAYAESVEAAEQLGVQNQLVALAKSSAIEVSNMLPDLFAALAAEVLQDYRNREAQYLALLETGARVTQAGEELVELADQMANLLEFGAAFAVNFSQGYQETLNRARKHGLDGQGVAVTEQKLTQSLFHYVERLDSISGTTKQRGQAFVARYREQQEELYKKAALTFQDNYFAAHDGLQQILRAGVAACDSLGIDNVWARNLVLHLARFEPDAYAPRLGLQVMADTLATDLEWRAASQYTKGWPALDFDDQSWAVPTVVVHVGGHTGPPGLYLWCVHPETVSVRFDSLAQAFVPQVEQRRGPVAYLRRRFSVEGLPVAGQVRLAADGSYNLFVNGNFVAQVVQPPEKPLGVYVHEVTDLLQEGENVVAVEAKDVDGEIDGLQVLLTWRTIPGWKEERQRLAPLVLDEKEKELLIQKREQIP
- a CDS encoding ParB/RepB/Spo0J family partition protein, translated to MARKPALGKGLRALIPDIPPGNEQGAPAIQDVAVDSVLPNPFQPREHFDAQALEELKASIAERGLVQPITVRRFDGRYQLIAGERRLRAVRELGLPTIPAYVLDVRTDEEMLELSIIENIHREDLNPLEVARGYQRLIDECHLTQEEVAQKVGKDRSTVANFLRLLKLPRRIQESLANGELSMGHARALITLNNSEDQIRIWQQTVKHALSVRRVEQLVREAMQGARQSKPPAPRDLPPQLREMENRLRHALATQVHIKPRGQRGSIEIEYYSDEDLERLTGLICRAM